The sequence GCCGCGATCCGGATGTAGCTCTCGCTCAGGACCCGGAGCACGCCGGTGTCGTCCGGGGACGACTCGAGGGCGAAGCGGAGGGGTTGGATCGCCGCCTTGGGGTCGCCGTTCCCGAAGTACGCCTTGCCGAGCTGCGCGAAGACCGCCGGATCCTGGTGAATCCGCCTGGCCACCTCGAGGTCGGCGACCACCTGATCCCAGCGCTGGAGCGCGTACCAGGCCTGTGCCCGGAACAGGAGCAGGTTGTAGCGTTTGAACGGGTCCTGCGTGTGCCCCAACCCTTCGGTGAGGGCCTGGATCGTGCGCTCCCAGTTCGCTTCGTCCCTGAGCGCGAACGCGAGGCCCATGTAGTACTCGGGGCGCGTGGGGTTGAGCTCGATCGCGTGCCGGAAATGGCCTTCGGCCGCCCCCGGTGACCGCATCTTGAGCATGCAATGGCCGAGCATGAAGAAGCCGAAGTCGTAATCGGGGGACCGGTCGACGAGCGCCTGGAACTTCGTCACCGCCTCCAGGTATCGGCCCGCCTTGAAATCGGACATGGCATCGTGCGGGTCCACGGCCCGGGCCGGCCTCGTGAACGCGAAGGTAAGGGCAAGGGCGGTGGCGACGACCATGCGGCCCCTCATCGGGCCCCCTTGAAGTCGATCGCCACGACGATCGTGCGCGGCGCCGTTCCCCCGTCGTGCCGTTCGTACCGCCATTGCTTCACCGCGTCGATCGCCGCCGTTTCGAAACCCAAGCCGGTCCTCGTGCTGCCGATCACCGTCGCGTCCGCGATCGTTCCGTCGACGGCGACGACGAGCTGCACCGTGACGCGCGCATCCACGCGAAGCGCCCGCGCCGCGGGCGGATAGACCGGCCGCGCGCGCTTGACCAGGGTTAGCCCCGCCGCAGCCTGCCCGGCTTGCGGTGACGACGGCTCGACCGACGGTGGAACGGCATCGGGAGGTGGGATCAGAGGGTCGACCTCCGGGTTGACCGCGATCGCGATCGGTGGCGCCGGCTCGGCGACGGGCTCGAACGTGACCTGCATCTCCCGGGCGACGAGCGGCGCCGGTGTTCCGGCCGGACGCCCTCCCGGCTCGGCGACCGGCGCCGACCCCTCCTCGGCGACCGGCGGTGCCGGCCGCCAGACCATCGGGAAATCGGGCGGTGTCGAGGGGACGGACACCCCGGCGGGGGTCG is a genomic window of Candidatus Polarisedimenticolaceae bacterium containing:
- a CDS encoding TonB family protein, whose amino-acid sequence is MSSLRGLLKLEDKLEAEKRRLAHLGGPSLGHLLPLIVVATVALHVVVLLLPTFATPAGVSVPSTPPDFPMVWRPAPPVAEEGSAPVAEPGGRPAGTPAPLVAREMQVTFEPVAEPAPPIAIAVNPEVDPLIPPPDAVPPSVEPSSPQAGQAAAGLTLVKRARPVYPPAARALRVDARVTVQLVVAVDGTIADATVIGSTRTGLGFETAAIDAVKQWRYERHDGGTAPRTIVVAIDFKGAR
- a CDS encoding tetratricopeptide repeat protein, which encodes MRGRMVVATALALTFAFTRPARAVDPHDAMSDFKAGRYLEAVTKFQALVDRSPDYDFGFFMLGHCMLKMRSPGAAEGHFRHAIELNPTRPEYYMGLAFALRDEANWERTIQALTEGLGHTQDPFKRYNLLLFRAQAWYALQRWDQVVADLEVARRIHQDPAVFAQLGKAYFGNGDPKAAIQPLRFALESSPDDTGVLRVLSESYIRIAADETDVVKKKILYGQALEFAQRLSSLTPDDMDAMHLVGRAALGAGQLDKAESVFRHVLDREPRQCYAMINLGRTFCAAQKYPEAKQWLQRAEACAPRLGLVYETLGDLYLKMGLPDEAANAFRRADDLSPDDDTLLPPGRPRPSRDGTISVSAPR